Genomic segment of Peribacillus frigoritolerans:
AACTGGTATTGCACATATTCGTTCAACATTCAATAACACTATCGTTACGATCACTGACTCTCATGGTAATGCTATTTCTTGGTCAAGTGCTGGAGCTCTAGGATTCCGTGGATCTCGTAAATCCACTCCGTTCGCTGCACAAATGGCTGCTGAAACAGCTGCTAAAACATCAATTGAACATGGTATGAAAACTCTTGAAGTTACAGTTAAAGGACCTGGTGCTGGACGTGAGGCTGCTATTCGTGCACTTCAAGCTGCTGGCCTAGAAGTAACTGCAATTAAAGATGTAACTCCAGTTCCACATAACGGATGCCGTCCACCAAAACGTCGCCGTGTTTAATTTTTCTGTATAGATTTTGTATTCCTGTCAATAATGGGATATAATACTGAGTTTGCGTTCTTACAGAGGATTAATTTTCAGTTGTTGCGCACAGCGGGAACGTATACATGGGGAATTTCGGTTTAAGTGAATTCGTTTTACTTGCCGGGGTTTTGACGTTTTGAAGGAGGGTTTATTGATGATCGAAATAGAAAAACCAAAAATCGAAACGGTTGAAATCAACGACGATACCAAATACGGTAAATTCGTCGTAGAGCCACTAGAGCGTGGGTATGGTACTACATTGGGTAACTCCTTACGTCGTATCCTTTTATCCTCACTCCCAGGTGCTGCTGTCACAGCTATACAAATTGATGGAGTGCTACATGAGTTCTCAACAATTGAAGGCGTCGTGGAAGATGTAACATCTATCATTCTTAATGTGAAAAAACTAGCTCTTAAGATTTACTCTGATGAAGAGAAGACGCTGGAAATTGACGTTCAAGGTGACGGAGTCATCACGGCTGCTGATATCACTCATGATAGTGATGTAGAAATTCTTAATCCGGATTTATATATTGCTACAATTGGTAAAAACGGTCATATGCGTATGCGTTTATCTGCACGTCGCGGCCGCGGCTACACTCCTGCTGTTCAAAACAAGAGAGAAGACCAGCCAATTGGTGTAATTCCAATCGATGCTCTTTACACTCCAGTTTCACGCGTATCTTTCCAAGTTGAAAATACACGTGTTGGACAGTTGTCTAACTTTGACAAGTTAACGTTCGATG
This window contains:
- a CDS encoding DNA-directed RNA polymerase subunit alpha gives rise to the protein MIEIEKPKIETVEINDDTKYGKFVVEPLERGYGTTLGNSLRRILLSSLPGAAVTAIQIDGVLHEFSTIEGVVEDVTSIILNVKKLALKIYSDEEKTLEIDVQGDGVITAADITHDSDVEILNPDLYIATIGKNGHMRMRLSARRGRGYTPAVQNKREDQPIGVIPIDALYTPVSRVSFQVENTRVGQLSNFDKLTFDVWTDGSTGPQEAVALGAKILTEHLNIFVGLTDEAQNAEIMVEKEEDQKEKVLEMTIEELDLSVRSYNCLKRAGINTVQELAHKTEEDMMKVRNLGRKSLEEVKAKLEELGLGLRKDD
- the rpsK gene encoding 30S ribosomal protein S11: MARKTNTRKRRVKKNIETGIAHIRSTFNNTIVTITDSHGNAISWSSAGALGFRGSRKSTPFAAQMAAETAAKTSIEHGMKTLEVTVKGPGAGREAAIRALQAAGLEVTAIKDVTPVPHNGCRPPKRRRV